One segment of Campylobacter hominis ATCC BAA-381 DNA contains the following:
- a CDS encoding ATP phosphoribosyltransferase regulatory subunit — translation MIANYEHEIPDGSRLYFGKSAQIKRKIENTASEILLKNGFNEILTPYFSYHQNLSVNSEQLLKFSDPANNEISLRADSTVDVVRIARRRIKNQNLKRWFYVQPIFKYPSAEFYQIGAEMINEKNLMLAISVATEIFEKFGLKPVLQISNIKIPKQICKILDLEISVFEKGEIEILLAKNLPWLDALARAKTLKDVRELKKIAPDEIQSSLDEILNLNLKYENISVSLLYYSKMRYYDEMFFRFIDANSVLCSGGNYKIDEIASSGFAVMVDSLIEKLQKDEK, via the coding sequence ATGATTGCAAATTATGAACACGAAATTCCGGACGGTTCAAGGCTGTATTTTGGAAAAAGTGCACAAATAAAACGCAAAATAGAAAATACGGCAAGTGAAATTTTACTAAAAAACGGTTTTAATGAAATTTTGACTCCATATTTTTCATATCATCAAAATTTAAGCGTAAATAGCGAGCAGTTGTTAAAATTTTCAGATCCTGCAAATAATGAAATTTCACTTCGCGCCGACAGCACGGTAGATGTCGTGCGAATAGCAAGGCGCCGTATAAAAAATCAAAATTTAAAACGCTGGTTTTATGTGCAACCGATTTTTAAATACCCAAGCGCTGAATTTTATCAAATAGGCGCAGAGATGATAAATGAAAAAAATCTTATGCTTGCGATTTCTGTAGCAACTGAAATTTTCGAAAAATTCGGTTTAAAACCCGTCTTACAAATAAGCAATATCAAAATTCCGAAACAAATTTGCAAAATTTTAGATTTGGAAATTTCTGTTTTTGAAAAAGGTGAAATCGAAATTTTGCTGGCTAAAAATTTACCGTGGTTAGATGCCTTGGCGCGTGCAAAAACACTAAAAGATGTGCGCGAATTGAAAAAAATAGCGCCCGATGAAATTCAAAGCAGTCTGGATGAAATTCTAAATTTAAATCTAAAATATGAAAATATCAGCGTCTCTCTTTTATATTATTCCAAAATGCGCTACTATGATGAAATGTTTTTTAGATTTATAGACGCGAACTCGGTGCTTTGCAGCGGCGGAAATTACAAAATTGATGAAATCGCATCAAGCGGATTTGCCGTTATGGTCGATTCTTTGATAGAAAAATTACAAAAGGATGAAAAATGA
- the ciaB gene encoding invasion protein CiaB, whose product MNDFKRVNELVAESKKNLNALYDIKDSEILNSCYKICGFKGGAGERIAILRRIVDLKTDPLINECKKLGFSEEQILNVRDKMYNFVRKMHEKMHEELIEKIASENILDEFYMQILRSTHRIGQILSKAQFSWQKKIIDENGKKFGRDFDSIAEAKDFINKHKLYQKTAHGEICDRSYGVVSEINGKILFLPYALAFETEFKELDAAFDDCIKSLRELALNREQEAYIAYFEKLRAAFGEKENENVISAWRDAEIAWMDVKTPLQIGHPLEYYEDIYTHAVALEWDIRLARQSEFNVGEFKKNTKETFNEFYKKIGADNEIMHAFVDTNIDKTQLYISTPMIYYAADFNGLFSAQVVPNDEFVSSNCGKKIFAFVDFVYESAKSKPFMRFTSEIFDLEYLNFGREILFNHPEIWRKVYEISTIGHEFGHIFFIDEDTEALMNKSGVFKFIEEYKATTGGLMNFFMHENKKYALPVLDELIRRSVGLIAWQKVDDVRAYYCEGLIHLSLLFKSGVLNFENNRLNVDLSENAYENFRCECIKNYENLVKIYVDKCDANEFLSKFCVLENGVYLPLDVSVREFVKFYYSRFELIGNEIDESGEREKWNKK is encoded by the coding sequence ATGAATGATTTTAAAAGAGTAAATGAACTTGTAGCGGAAAGTAAAAAAAATCTGAATGCACTTTATGACATTAAAGATAGCGAAATTTTAAACTCCTGCTATAAAATTTGCGGATTTAAAGGCGGTGCCGGTGAAAGAATTGCGATTTTAAGGCGCATAGTCGATCTGAAAACGGATCCGCTTATAAATGAATGTAAAAAACTCGGGTTTAGCGAAGAGCAAATTTTAAACGTGCGTGATAAAATGTATAATTTCGTGCGAAAAATGCATGAAAAAATGCACGAGGAATTGATAGAAAAAATCGCGAGCGAAAATATTTTAGATGAATTCTATATGCAAATTTTGCGCTCTACTCACAGAATCGGACAAATTTTAAGTAAAGCACAATTTAGTTGGCAAAAGAAAATAATTGATGAAAACGGCAAAAAATTCGGCCGCGATTTTGATTCGATAGCTGAAGCAAAAGATTTTATAAACAAACATAAACTTTATCAAAAAACAGCGCATGGCGAGATTTGTGATAGAAGTTACGGCGTTGTGAGTGAAATAAACGGTAAAATTTTATTTTTGCCTTATGCTTTGGCTTTTGAAACTGAATTTAAAGAATTGGACGCCGCTTTTGACGATTGTATAAAATCTTTGCGCGAACTTGCCTTAAATCGCGAGCAGGAAGCATACATCGCATATTTTGAAAAACTACGCGCCGCATTCGGTGAAAAAGAAAATGAAAATGTAATTTCCGCTTGGCGAGATGCCGAAATAGCGTGGATGGACGTAAAAACTCCACTTCAAATCGGTCATCCGCTTGAATATTATGAAGATATTTATACACACGCGGTTGCCTTGGAATGGGATATTCGTTTGGCAAGACAAAGTGAGTTTAATGTCGGCGAATTTAAGAAAAACACAAAAGAAACATTTAATGAATTTTACAAAAAAATCGGTGCGGATAATGAAATAATGCACGCTTTTGTCGATACTAATATCGATAAAACGCAGCTTTACATAAGCACGCCGATGATTTATTATGCTGCCGATTTTAACGGACTTTTTTCAGCTCAGGTTGTGCCTAATGATGAGTTTGTAAGCTCAAATTGCGGTAAGAAAATTTTCGCATTTGTGGATTTTGTATATGAAAGTGCCAAATCAAAGCCTTTTATGCGTTTTACAAGTGAAATTTTTGATCTTGAATATTTAAATTTCGGACGAGAAATTTTGTTCAATCATCCTGAAATTTGGCGAAAAGTTTATGAAATTTCTACAATCGGCCACGAGTTCGGCCACATTTTTTTTATAGATGAAGACACCGAAGCGCTTATGAATAAAAGTGGAGTTTTTAAATTTATTGAAGAGTATAAAGCTACAACCGGCGGACTTATGAACTTTTTTATGCACGAAAATAAAAAATATGCTTTGCCTGTTTTGGATGAACTTATAAGAAGAAGTGTAGGGCTTATCGCTTGGCAAAAAGTCGATGATGTGAGAGCTTATTATTGTGAAGGTCTGATTCATCTGAGTCTGCTTTTTAAAAGCGGCGTTTTGAATTTTGAAAATAATCGTTTAAATGTTGATTTAAGCGAAAATGCATATGAAAATTTCAGGTGCGAATGTATTAAAAACTATGAAAATTTAGTAAAAATTTATGTCGATAAATGTGATGCGAACGAGTTTTTAAGCAAATTTTGCGTTTTGGAAAACGGAGTTTATCTGCCGCTTGATGTTTCGGTGCGTGAATTTGTAAAATTTTACTATTCGCGTTTTGAACTTATCGGAAATGAAATAGATGAGAGCGGTGAACGCGAAAAGTGGAATAAAAAGTAA
- a CDS encoding adenylosuccinate synthase: MSKADLIIGSQWGDEGKGKIVDMLCANYDYVCRSGGGHNAGHTIWVDGVRYAMHLVPSGILHENIINIIGNGVVVNPDVLIAEMAQFKNLKGRFFISEKAHLNLEHHSLIDQAKERAKGDKAIGTTGKGIGPAYADKVNRTGHRVGELLNPEKLCENLMKEFDENAKFYDALNIKIPEKIAVFNELKRFKEFLAPYIANTTEMLWKALDENKKVLVEGAQGSLLDIDHGTYPYVTSSNTVASGACTGLGLAPKDIGEVIGIVKAYTTRVGNGAFPSEANDEWGEKMCQIGKEFGTTTGRKRRCGWFDAVCVKYSARLSGIDKFALMKLDVLDGFEKVKICTAYKLNGEIIDYFPCNLESVEPVYEEMDGWDSIKGVKKFSDLPENAQKYIKRIEELTNMRAGFISTSPERDDTIIL, translated from the coding sequence ATGAGTAAAGCAGACTTGATAATAGGCTCACAATGGGGCGATGAAGGCAAAGGCAAAATCGTAGATATGCTTTGTGCAAATTACGATTATGTATGCAGAAGCGGCGGTGGACACAATGCAGGACATACAATTTGGGTTGATGGCGTAAGATACGCGATGCATCTTGTTCCTAGCGGAATTTTACACGAAAATATTATAAATATAATAGGAAACGGCGTTGTCGTAAATCCGGATGTTTTAATCGCCGAAATGGCGCAATTTAAAAATTTGAAAGGCAGATTTTTCATAAGCGAAAAGGCTCATCTTAACTTGGAGCACCACTCTTTGATAGATCAAGCAAAAGAGCGCGCCAAAGGCGATAAAGCAATCGGCACGACAGGAAAAGGTATAGGACCTGCTTATGCTGATAAAGTAAATAGAACCGGTCACCGCGTAGGCGAACTTTTGAATCCTGAAAAACTTTGCGAAAATTTAATGAAAGAATTTGATGAAAATGCAAAATTTTATGACGCATTAAATATCAAAATACCTGAAAAAATCGCGGTTTTTAACGAATTAAAAAGATTTAAAGAATTTCTTGCTCCATATATCGCAAACACAACTGAAATGCTTTGGAAAGCTTTGGATGAAAATAAAAAAGTTTTAGTAGAAGGCGCGCAAGGCTCACTTCTTGATATAGATCACGGCACATATCCATATGTAACAAGCTCAAATACTGTAGCATCTGGCGCTTGTACAGGTCTTGGACTTGCCCCGAAAGATATCGGCGAGGTAATCGGCATCGTAAAAGCATATACTACAAGAGTAGGAAACGGCGCATTCCCTAGTGAAGCAAACGACGAATGGGGCGAAAAAATGTGTCAAATAGGAAAAGAGTTCGGTACTACAACAGGAAGAAAACGAAGATGCGGCTGGTTTGACGCTGTTTGCGTAAAATATTCTGCAAGACTTAGCGGAATTGATAAATTCGCACTTATGAAATTGGATGTTTTAGACGGTTTTGAAAAAGTTAAAATTTGCACAGCATACAAACTAAACGGCGAAATAATCGACTATTTCCCTTGCAATTTGGAAAGTGTTGAGCCTGTATATGAAGAAATGGATGGATGGGACAGTATAAAAGGAGTGAAAAAATTCTCAGATTTACCTGAAAACGCGCAAAAATACATAAAAAGAATCGAAGAATTAACCAATATGCGTGCAGGATTTATATCTACAAGCCCTGAGCGCGACGATACAATAATATTATAA